One stretch of Streptomyces sp. NBC_01363 DNA includes these proteins:
- the argJ gene encoding bifunctional glutamate N-acetyltransferase/amino-acid acetyltransferase ArgJ, whose product MSVTAAQGFSAAGIAAGIKESGNPDLALVVNHGPRRAAAGVFTSNRVKAAPVLWSEQVLKGGEVTAVVLNSGGANACTGPKGFQDTHATAEKAAEVLTGHNAGEIAVASTGLIGTLLPMDKLLPGIEQAAAALSEHGGEKAAIAIKTTDTVHKTAVAGGEGWTVGGMAKGAGMLAPGLATMLVVLTTDADVDAAGLDSALRAATRTTFDRVDSDGCMSTNDTVLLLASGASGIAPEQAEFAEAVRTVCADLARQLIGDAEGASKDIRIEVVNAATEDDAVEVGRSIARNNLLKCAIHGEDPNWGRVLSAIGTTKAAFEPDQLNVAINDVWVCKNGGVGEDRDLVDMRYREVKITADLAAGTESAVIWANDLTADYVHENSAYSS is encoded by the coding sequence GTGAGCGTCACGGCAGCACAGGGGTTCTCCGCGGCGGGCATCGCCGCGGGAATCAAGGAGAGCGGTAACCCGGACCTGGCCCTCGTGGTCAACCACGGTCCGCGTCGCGCCGCCGCGGGCGTCTTCACCTCCAACCGCGTCAAGGCCGCCCCCGTCCTCTGGTCGGAGCAGGTGCTGAAGGGCGGCGAGGTCACCGCCGTCGTGCTCAACTCCGGCGGTGCCAACGCCTGCACCGGGCCGAAGGGCTTCCAGGACACCCACGCCACCGCCGAGAAGGCCGCCGAGGTGCTCACCGGCCACAACGCGGGTGAGATCGCGGTCGCGTCGACCGGGCTGATCGGCACACTGCTCCCGATGGACAAGCTGCTGCCCGGCATCGAGCAGGCCGCCGCCGCCCTCAGCGAGCACGGCGGCGAGAAGGCCGCCATCGCGATCAAGACCACCGACACCGTCCACAAGACCGCCGTCGCGGGCGGCGAGGGCTGGACCGTCGGCGGCATGGCCAAGGGCGCGGGCATGCTCGCCCCGGGCCTCGCCACCATGCTGGTCGTCCTCACCACCGACGCCGACGTCGACGCCGCAGGACTCGACTCCGCGCTGCGCGCCGCCACCCGCACCACCTTCGACCGGGTCGACTCCGACGGCTGCATGTCGACCAACGACACCGTGCTGCTGCTGGCCTCCGGGGCGAGCGGAATCGCGCCGGAGCAGGCGGAGTTCGCCGAGGCCGTGCGGACCGTCTGCGCCGACCTCGCCCGGCAGCTCATCGGCGACGCCGAGGGCGCCTCCAAGGACATCCGGATCGAGGTCGTCAACGCCGCGACCGAGGACGACGCCGTCGAGGTGGGCCGCTCCATCGCCCGCAACAACCTCCTCAAGTGCGCCATCCACGGCGAGGACCCCAACTGGGGCCGGGTCCTCTCCGCGATCGGCACGACGAAGGCCGCCTTCGAGCCCGACCAGCTGAACGTCGCCATCAACGACGTCTGGGTCTGCAAGAACGGCGGCGTCGGCGAGGACCGCGACCTGGTCGACATGCGCTACCGGGAAGTCAAGATCACCGCCGACCTCGCCGCCGGCACCGAGTCCGCCGTCATCTGGGCCAACGACCTCACCGCGGACTACGTCCACGAGAACAGCGCGTACAGCTCATGA
- a CDS encoding acetylornithine transaminase — protein sequence MSNQELAQRWSHALMDNYGTPQLSLVRGEGAHVWDADGTEYLDFVGGIAVNALGHAHPAVVEAVSTQIASLGHVSNLFIAEPPVALAERLLQLFGRTGRVYFANSGAEANEAAFKIGRLTGRTHMVATDGGFHGRTMGALALTGQPKKREPFLPLPGDVTHVPYGDADALRAAVTTDTALVIIEPVQGENGVVVPPAGYLEAAREITRATGTLLVLDEVQTGIGRCGQWFEHQAHQGIEPDVVTLAKGLGGGLPIGATVAFGPAAELLHPGQHGTTFGGNPIACAAGLAVLDTLAADGVLDRVKRLGEKIRDGVEGLGHPLVSHVRGSGLLLGIVLTEPLAPQVQQAAQGAGILVNAPAPDVLRLMPPLIIGDAEVDALLRALPGALDAAQGDGRSGE from the coding sequence ATGAGCAACCAGGAGCTCGCACAGCGCTGGAGCCACGCGCTGATGGACAACTACGGGACCCCGCAGCTGTCCCTGGTCCGCGGCGAGGGCGCCCATGTGTGGGACGCCGACGGCACCGAGTACCTCGACTTCGTCGGCGGGATCGCGGTGAACGCGCTGGGGCACGCCCACCCCGCCGTCGTCGAGGCCGTCTCCACCCAGATCGCCTCCCTCGGCCATGTCTCCAACCTCTTCATCGCCGAACCGCCCGTCGCCCTCGCCGAACGGCTGCTCCAGCTCTTCGGCCGGACCGGACGCGTCTACTTCGCCAACTCGGGCGCCGAGGCCAACGAGGCCGCCTTCAAGATCGGCCGGCTGACCGGGCGGACCCACATGGTCGCCACCGATGGCGGCTTCCACGGCCGGACCATGGGCGCGCTCGCACTCACCGGCCAGCCCAAGAAGCGCGAGCCGTTCCTTCCGCTGCCCGGCGACGTCACGCACGTCCCGTACGGCGACGCGGACGCCCTGCGGGCCGCCGTCACCACCGACACCGCGCTGGTGATCATCGAGCCCGTCCAGGGCGAGAACGGTGTGGTCGTACCGCCCGCCGGATACCTGGAGGCCGCCCGGGAGATCACCCGGGCCACCGGCACCCTGCTCGTCCTCGACGAGGTGCAGACCGGCATCGGCCGCTGCGGCCAGTGGTTCGAGCACCAGGCCCACCAGGGCATCGAGCCCGATGTCGTCACCCTCGCCAAGGGCCTCGGCGGCGGACTGCCGATCGGCGCGACCGTGGCCTTCGGCCCGGCGGCCGAGCTGCTGCATCCTGGCCAGCACGGCACGACGTTCGGCGGCAACCCGATCGCCTGCGCCGCCGGTCTCGCCGTCCTGGACACCCTGGCCGCCGACGGCGTCCTGGACCGGGTCAAGCGGCTCGGCGAGAAGATCCGGGACGGCGTGGAGGGCCTCGGTCACCCGCTGGTCTCCCATGTCCGCGGCTCCGGACTGCTGCTGGGTATCGTGCTCACCGAGCCCCTCGCGCCTCAGGTGCAACAGGCGGCTCAGGGAGCCGGAATCCTGGTGAACGCACCCGCCCCCGATGTCCTGCGGCTCATGCCGCCGCTGATCATCGGCGACGCGGAAGTGGACGCGTTGCTCCGGGCACTGCCCGGCGCTCTCGACGCGGCACAAGGGGACGGACGATCCGGAGAATGA
- the argB gene encoding acetylglutamate kinase → MSAARKHTALPKAQILIEALPWLTRHNGKTVVIKFGGNAMIDDELKAAFAQDVVFLRQAGLKPVVVHGGGPQISAQLDKQGLVSEFKAGLRVTTPEAMDVVRMVLAGQVQRELVGLLNQHGPLAVGMTGEDAHTITATQHRPTIDGELVDIGRVGEITAIDTGAVQALLDDGRIPVISSIARSADDNHVYNVNADTAAAALAAALNAETLMVLTDVEGLYEDWPNSDDVISRLTAAELEKLLPELSSGMVPKMQGCLHAVRNGVETARVIDGRVQHSILLEIFTDEGIGTMVVPDAQGES, encoded by the coding sequence ATGAGCGCGGCGCGGAAGCACACCGCACTTCCGAAGGCGCAGATCCTCATCGAGGCGCTCCCCTGGCTGACCCGGCACAACGGCAAGACCGTCGTCATCAAGTTCGGCGGCAACGCCATGATCGACGACGAGCTGAAGGCGGCCTTCGCCCAGGACGTGGTCTTCCTGCGCCAGGCCGGCCTCAAGCCCGTCGTCGTGCACGGCGGCGGCCCGCAGATCAGCGCCCAGCTCGACAAGCAGGGCCTGGTCAGCGAGTTCAAGGCAGGTCTGCGCGTCACCACGCCCGAGGCGATGGACGTCGTACGGATGGTGCTCGCCGGACAGGTCCAGCGGGAACTTGTCGGTCTGCTCAACCAGCACGGACCGCTCGCCGTCGGCATGACCGGCGAGGACGCCCACACGATCACCGCCACCCAGCACCGGCCGACCATCGACGGCGAACTCGTCGACATCGGCCGGGTCGGCGAGATCACCGCCATCGACACCGGGGCGGTCCAGGCGCTGCTGGACGACGGCCGGATCCCGGTCATCTCCTCCATCGCACGCTCCGCCGACGACAACCACGTCTACAACGTCAACGCCGACACCGCGGCCGCGGCGCTCGCCGCCGCGCTGAACGCCGAGACGCTGATGGTCCTCACCGATGTCGAGGGCCTCTACGAGGACTGGCCCAACAGCGACGACGTGATCAGCCGTCTCACCGCGGCGGAGCTGGAGAAGCTGCTGCCGGAACTCTCCAGCGGCATGGTGCCGAAGATGCAGGGCTGCCTGCACGCCGTGCGCAACGGCGTCGAGACCGCCCGCGTGATCGACGGCCGGGTCCAGCACTCGATCCTGCTGGAGATCTTCACCGACGAAGGAATCGGCACGATGGTCGTGCCCGACGCGCAGGGGGAGTCATGA
- a CDS encoding arginine repressor produces the protein MTEAQETEYGGPSVPQTRTARHRRIVDILNRQPVRSQSQLAKLLADDGLSVTQATLSRDLDELGAVKIRNTGGELIYAVPSEGGFRTPQAPLGGSAKEERMRRLSAELLISAEASANLVVLRTPPGAAQFLASAIDQAELHDILGTIAGDDTLMLISRDPAGGQALADHLLRLAQNER, from the coding sequence ATGACCGAGGCGCAGGAAACCGAGTACGGCGGGCCGTCCGTGCCGCAGACCCGCACCGCACGCCACCGCCGGATCGTGGACATCCTGAACCGGCAGCCGGTGCGCTCGCAGAGCCAGTTGGCGAAGCTCCTCGCCGACGACGGGCTGAGCGTCACCCAGGCGACGCTCTCCCGCGATCTGGACGAGCTGGGCGCGGTGAAGATTCGCAACACCGGCGGCGAGCTGATCTACGCGGTGCCGAGCGAGGGCGGATTCCGCACCCCGCAGGCACCCTTGGGCGGGTCGGCGAAGGAGGAGCGGATGCGGCGGCTCTCCGCCGAACTGCTCATCTCCGCGGAGGCATCGGCCAACCTCGTGGTGCTGCGCACTCCTCCGGGCGCGGCCCAGTTCCTCGCCTCGGCCATCGACCAGGCCGAACTGCACGACATCCTCGGCACCATCGCGGGCGACGACACCCTGATGCTGATCAGCCGTGACCCGGCGGGCGGTCAGGCGCTCGCCGACCATCTGCTGCGACTGGCCCAGAACGAGCGCTGA